The stretch of DNA CAGCTGAAGAGGTCACCAAAAATCTGTCTAGCGTAAATCTCAATGGCTCCTCCGGTTCAGACGAACGCCAGCCTCACCCTCAATCGCCCGCTCGAACCTCAGCTCCGGTCGAAACTGCTACGTCAGATGGAGGCTGGGGGGAACCTACACCTGCTCCAGTACCCGCTTCCACCTCTGAGGACAACGCTGGAGGATGGGGGGAACCTACACCTGCTCCGGTGcccacttccacctctGAGGACAATGCAGGAGGATGGGGTGAACCATCCACTATCGATCCTGCCGAAGCCCATCCTACTGAACAGAATCAGGTCCATTCCCACTTGGCCCCAGAACCCGAGCCTGAGCAACCGAAAAAAAGCGCATACGTACCATGGGAAGGCGGTGTTGTGTAAGTTTACGTGTAACTGCCAACGCTGGGCCCGAATGCTTATCAAGACACCAGCTATTCACAACCCACCCCTATGCTCGAACCCGTTGAACCCTTACCTCCGTTGGCTTTCCGCTCCCGACGAAACAAGCGGTCCTCCAAAAACGCAAGCAAAGCCAAGTCGGCTACCTCgggcgatgaagagaggTCTGTCTCTGGTACCGATCCTGGTGGCTGGGGTGAACCTGCCTCTGGTGGATGGGGCGAACCTGCTTCCGCCTCCGCCCCTTCTGAAACAGGTTCGACTCCTGCTGGTATTCACCCCTCGCGCCTGCGGATGCTAGGTGGAGGCCCTGTCGTCGACCCGGTCCCTAGTGCCCCCTCTCGCGACTATAGTCAGCCTTCGTCCCGTCGCGTGACCGGGGCCAACGCCTCTGTAGGCGGTGATAATGGCTGGGGTAACAGGCGACGTACTCCTTCTGCCACTGCCGATAGTGATACTCTTTCGCCCGCTGCAGCGTCTTTCACCTACCCACAACCTGATGCTCGCCCTGCCCCCCCTTCCGGATCTGCGCCTGCTGGTGGTGCCGCGGGTATCCATCCTGATCGGCTGAGGATGTTGGGAGGTGCACCTGCCGCCAGTAGCCCTCCCATGGGTTTCGGAGGGTCCCGGGAACCACCTCCCCATATGCGAGGTGGAATGAATGAGTTTGGTGCGGTTGCAGGTGGCAAGCCAAAGGACAGCGGATGGGGCTCGCGAGGTAAGAGAGGTCCTCCTGCTCAGGCTCCGGTGAGCAACGACGGTGGCAATAGTGGATGGGGTCAGACGGCGAACGCtagtggtggtggatggggCAATGATGCGAGCAATGGCGGGGCTCCGGGAGGATGGTAAAGATACATAGCATTAAGGATGTAGATGACGATGTCAAGCACCTCTGGAACTGGTGGGTATAGTAGATTACGAAGCATGCAAAATGTGAATGCAGGCATTtgctggaaagaggagatggaagtgatGACGGCATAAGATTGtacctccacctccacccgATAAGAGAACAAAGGATTCGTTCCGAGGGGGCCATCGGAGGCTCTACTCGACTGACTCTCCCCCGCTCCATTCAGCGGTCCGCCCCCATGTATCCCCAGCCATAGTTCAATCCTTTCAGCAGTGTCCTATATATATGCCAGCCCGTACACTGGCAACTGGAAATAGCAACCATCTGCGCCTCTGTCTCCTGATCACTCCGACCCTTAGGAGGCTGGTATCACATTTTGCTTGGCGATCGAACAGCAAACAGTTGCAAAAAAGTGACAAAATGGTCATGGGAAATACGGAAAAATTGAGCGATGTGACCAGGGTGAGTCATATCGTTCGTTGTAGGATCTGCGTCCCACTGACACCCTGCTTTGCCAAATAGCTATCGGCCCATGTCACTCGGGTTTTGGGCCAAAATCCGGGCCTGATGACACTTCAGGGCACAAACTCCTACCTCTTGCAGCCCCCTTCGAACCCCCATGCTCCACTCATTCTGGTGGACACCTCATCACCACACACAGCAGCGCAATACGTCGACTTGCTCCTCGTGCACTTGCACCACCTAGCTCTCGAATCTGGAGTACGCGAGACCCACTTTGAATCCTCTGCCGCCCAGGTTTCTTTGAGAAACttcaaggaagagaggagagatgaGGTGAAGAAAATTGTCAAGGAGCAACGGGAAGCTGAACCAAGAGCGGATGAGCTCGGCTTGACAGAGTACGGTCCAGAAAGTACATGGGTCAAAGGGTACGAAGGGAAGACGGGGGTACGCAAGCTACCCACCATTGAACATGTCGTCCTGACCCACCGGCATCTGGACCATGTTGGTGCattgcctcttctccttaaAACTCTAAAGGAACACGGATGTCCCCCTCCCAAATTGTGGAAACTCCCTTCACCTGACGAAGCCGAGCTTAATGCATCAGAGCGAGATCGTCCCACCTCGGACTCGTCTATTTGGCAATCTCTGCCTCCTGGGACATACACACCTCTCTCACCACTTCAACCTTTTCATCCTATCCTACCGGGCCTCATGATCTCTATTATCGATCCACAGTATAGGCATTTGTTAAAGCACAACGAGAATGGCAAGGCAAAATGGAATGAAGTGCCCGAAATTGCTAGAGTCTCGGTGAGATGCCTGAAAACTCCAGGACATACAGCCGATTCGGTCAGTTTGGTTTTGAtggagggagagaaaggcGTTTTCACAGGGGATACAGTATTGGGTCAGGGCACCACGCATTTCACCGATCTCTCGACTTGTGAGTCTATTTTGTGATCATCATTGACTAGTAATTGATCGTGTGGGCCTAGATATGACCTCGCTTCGGACTTTGCTCGCCCTTAAACCCAGAGTCCTCTATCCGGCCCATGGACCTCATATACCTTCGCAAGAAGCGTCCGTCTCCCACATCCAGACTTATATCACACATCGGCAGAAAcgagaggatgagattgtGGCTACGTTGAAACGCTTCTCCCCGTCGCTCAGTGTCGAAGATGGAGGTGAAAACATCGCAGAGGCGCTTATCACGCTAAAAAAGGAGATCcatgagaagaaggaagcggaaAACAAAGTCAAGGGGCGGTCAATGCTCGATAAACAAAAGGCATCCCCTCTACCcgactttgaagaagaaaaaaaggcacTTGAAAAGATTGACGTTTCAAAGGGAGTGAGCATGAGCGTCATCGCAAGAATACTTTACAAGAGCGAAGATGAACGGTTGCTCTTTGCAGCTGCAAAGAATGTCAACGCGCACTTGGATAAGCTTAtcaaggatggaaaagtGAGAAAAGGCAGAGTAAGGATGTGCAAGTTGATTGGCGGTGAGGTTGGAGAAGTGGAAGACATGGACGGGTGGGAGTGGAtcggggagaaggaaaaatcAGACTGAACTATGTCATCAAGGGGATGCAAATGTTGTGATATAGTAACACATGGACTGTTCTACACTAATGTACAACCGAAAAGTCTATTAAATTCCTGCTCAATCAAAATCCGAGTAATCTCTGTAACATCTGCGACGGCAAGTCGTTTCTTGTGTTGATTTCTTTCGGGTCCAATCGATCAAAGACGGCAGGCGAGGGTTGTGTCTACGCTTCATGTGTCAGAATATCAGGATCAAGGTAAAGCAGCATACTTACGTTATCGACTCGGCATGCATCCTGGCCTTCTTGTAAATTCAACATATTTGCCTAAAGCCAATATGTGAGTTAAAAGCCCCGAGAACTCGGAAGATACTCACCCCATACGCATCgcgcttctttctttccgcCTCCCTCTTGGCACGACTCTCGTCGAATTCCTTCTGCTCCGAGGCGCTATGACATTCGTTAGCATTATGATTAGATAGCAGACGGGTCATGCCTTACCTGAGCACCCAGTCATCATACCATCCGAACCTCCCTcgttccttcctctccttctctctcttatcttctttgcctttagcactttctttttcgtccTTTCCCTGCTTGGAGTTCAACACGTTGAGTGTTTGAGCGAGTAAACTCCCACCGAGCGCGGTAGGTTTTACTTTGGGAGTGGAATTCACTGGAGTACTAGTTGCACTTCCAGACGGACGTTTGATATTACCTGATGGTGTCTTCTTCGCATTCAACAGCTTGTTTTGAGGAGTACCGTTGACCGATCCCGCAGATGGTGTTTTTTTATGGGATACCTCGGTGCCTTCAAGCTTGGTGATGGCcttgggtttgggtttgggctTTGCCGTCGCTGTAATAGATGCAGGGACAGAAAGTGTAGAAGATTCGGTAACAGGGGATTTATCCTTCGCTtgtgatgatgaaggcaGCTTGTTGCTAGATTTTGAAGCTTTGACTGGTGACAGAGGTCTGGCGGGTGAAGTTGGCTTCGGCGTAGTTGTTGTAGGTATTTCAGACATAGAAGGTTCAGGGGTGGAggcaacatcctcatcctcatggTCGACAACGATCCTCTTAGACTTTTTCTTGGTCTTGGTCGgctttttttcctcttccattctcGCCTTCGTTCTACCCTCACCATCGTCTTCCGTTCCTTTGCTGTCGTTCTTTGTCTTTCCAATCTTTTTCACCTTGGCTCTTTTTAGACCTACATCCTCCAGACCTTCGTCATCTATGCTTCCAGACGTTCTCTTTCCAATTTTTTTCTCCATATCActcttcattttcaaaGCGGACTTCTCTCGTTCAtttcccatctcatcttctacAGGAGCCGTTACCTTCGTAGTTGTGGCGTCCCcgaccttgagcttgaggcTTATCTTTTTGGGGCTTGTATTTCCGGAGTCTAATTCCGTAGACTTATCCGCAACAAGCGCATCGACGTCTCCCGCTGGAGGAACAGGGGTCGGAGCAGGAGACGGAGCTTCACTGTTTTCCGCTGATCCAATTTCGGACATTCTGGTCCTAGCTCTCGTTTGCCTGCCTTTTCTAGTTACAGAGCCCTTTGCCATATCGGATACTGGCGCCATAAGATCTCCGGTatcacctccttctttcttttcgaCATCCTTTGCTTTAGGGACAGCTTGGATCTTTGTTGAAACCGTTTTCACCTGTTCGGGAGACGGGGCAGGCGTCAAGCTTGAGTCACTTcctccagatccaggtCCTTCAGCATCGACACTTGAATCTTCCTCAACACTTGGCTGGGGCGAAGTTGACGCAGCTGCTTGGACGGGACTCTCGTCGTCAGAGTCGGACTCTGTGGCTACGATGCGTCGTCTTGATGGCCTCTTTTTGAGCACCGCGGATTTGGCCGATTTGGAGGGAGGCATTGAGGAGGATAATGGTGGTCGACAAGCGAAATGGAATATAGAAAAGTCGAGAAAATGATAATATTCTGTTGACGAACTGCACAGGAGTTCGTTCTGCCTTTGCGGCTCTTGTCGCAAGATGAACACGATTCCCACGGTGCGTCAATTTACTGTCACTTTCACCAGATGCCGAAAAGGGTTCCATCCCATGCAATAATGATCACAGCATGCATAAAAGATAACAGCAGGAGGAAACAATGTATGTCTCATGTCCAATTTTGCTGGGTATCAAATCAAGCCAATCTTGAGTTCTGCCCTCGGTCTCAGCAAGAAAGACCTCGGCTGGGCCTGAACAACATGGTCAGCATTAAAACTAATATCGCTTTAATGAATGCACATCTGTGTCTGCTCGACACTTGACAGTATATAGTATCTGTACAATGTATAGAAGGCTCTGCTAGGGAGGCCAAGGAGGCTGGGAAGggcttcttcccatgtGAGAGAGGCAAGCTGCTTCCGTAGTGGGCAGTGACTTCCGATCGCTTCATTACGCCGAGCCGTCTGTTGTGGGTTTCGTCGTACTTGTTTATAGGCATGATGCAAACGCTATGCATGGCTATGGCAGCGTGGCCAGCTCCCATGCATCATCCTCGAGCAGCTCTGTCCCGGAGGATAACGCAAGACGAAAGACAGACGCACATCGGATGATCGAATAGGAAGCGCCACAATTGTTGCCACATAGGATCGTCACTCTGTTTATTTTCTGGCATCGAAAGTTCGCAAGTCCAGCAGCAGACAGGACAAcgcttcttcgtctttctcGACCACTTACATTTCCTGTGCTAATACTATACAGCCCAAAGCCACAGGGCCACGGGATGGTGCAAGTATATAAGAAAACCCATGAATAGTAAGTCGCCTATCCACATCACGCAAGCCAGATGGGACTGACAGACCCCGCCATGTCCAGCCCCGACCCACCACCCACGCCGCTTTTAGCCTTCTTTCTCCGATACCCTAATCCTTTTGCCCGCCATGTACTGTCAGTTGATGTACTCTCTCGCCGGGTGAATCCCGTCACAGGTCAGATCCATACCACTAGGCTTATTTTGAAGAGAGGAATTTTGCCAAAGTGGGCGACAAGATGGTTACCATCAAGTGCGACATCAGGAGGCCGAGGTTTAGATGCTTGGGTTCTCGAGGAGAGTGTGGTGGACCCACCCggatggggagaagggagggatctgcaaggagaagacgaggaataTGGAAGGCAGCCTAGGCTGAGAGTGCAGCAGGGAAACTTGAATCATCGAAAGTTGATGCATGTTATCGAAGGCGGAGAACTGAGGGCTGGACCTAACGGGTAAGTTTTCTAGTCGAAAGGGTCGTATTGACCATCATCAGTACAACGTTACATCACACGACTGCCGAGGTTCGGTCTCATTTCGGTGGTGCATGGTCAAGTCTTATTAGGCAGCGGATAGAGACGTATGGTGTAGGCAGGTTTGAAGGCAACTCTGAAACAGTAAGTTTGACAATACGTTCCGACCTCATGCTTAGATCTTCCAGTCTCGCAAAGGCATGTCCCTTATCCTGTCATTGCTTCGAAATCGGCAGCCCCTTCCAGAAACAGCAGAATTTGAGTTCTACCCGCCACCTCCCCCCGCTTTCAACGAGAGTTGGAAGGATATACCAGAAGCTGGAGCATCacagaggaaagaaggatcaCCAAGAAGCTTTTTCCTGTCCCCAGGAAGTTTGGCAGCATGGGCAAGGACGAAGCGTGCAAATGGGGAAAGCGAATAAAATttcggcagcagcagataATAGTCACCGCACATCAATTTGGAATATAAATTTATTGTATGCATGTACTCAAAGGCTGAGATGTTAGATGTACAACAAAGAGTGGTGATAATACGTGATGTGACTAGTGTTTTTTCTACTTtttgcttctccttctgggTTCCAGCCCTCCCTTGCCCATCTGTACAGACTGCACACCGTTCTTCTGCGGCATTTCCATATTCCCTGTCTGCGCCATACGCCTTTTAGTATCTTCTTCGGCCAGTTTCCT from Cryptococcus neoformans var. neoformans B-3501A chromosome 7, whole genome shotgun sequence encodes:
- a CDS encoding hypothetical protein (HMMPfam hit to Lactamase_B, Metallo-beta-lactamase superfamily, score: 62.1, E(): 1.5e-15) encodes the protein MPARTLATGNSNHLRLCLLITPTLRRLVSHFAWRSNSKQLQKSDKMVMGNTEKLSDVTRLSAHVTRVLGQNPGLMTLQGTNSYLLQPPSNPHAPLILVDTSSPHTAAQYVDLLLVHLHHLALESGVRETHFESSAAQVSLRNFKEERRDEVKKIVKEQREAEPRADELGLTEYGPESTWVKGYEGKTGVRKLPTIEHVVLTHRHLDHVGALPLLLKTLKEHGCPPPKLWKLPSPDEAELNASERDRPTSDSSIWQSLPPGTYTPLSPLQPFHPILPGLMISIIDPQYRHLLKHNENGKAKWNEVPEIARVSVRCLKTPGHTADSVSLVLMEGEKGVFTGDTVLGQGTTHFTDLSTYMTSLRTLLALKPRVLYPAHGPHIPSQEASVSHIQTYITHRQKREDEIVATLKRFSPSLSVEDGGENIAEALITLKKEIHEKKEAENKVKGRSMLDKQKASPLPDFEEEKKALEKIDVSKGVSMSVIARILYKSEDERLLFAAAKNVNAHLDKLIKDGKVRKGRVRMCKLIGGEVGEVEDMDGWEWIGEKEKSD
- a CDS encoding hypothetical protein (Match to EST gb|CF193893.1|CF193893), producing the protein MPPSKSAKSAVLKKRPSRRRIVATESDSDDESPVQAAASTSPQPSVEEDSSVDAEGPGSGGSDSSLTPAPSPEQVKTVSTKIQAVPKAKDVEKKEGGDTGDLMAPVSDMAKGSVTRKGRQTRARTRMSEIGSAENSEAPSPAPTPVPPAGDVDALVADKSTELDSGNTSPKKISLKLKVGDATTTKVTAPVEDEMGNEREKSALKMKSDMEKKIGKRTSGSIDDEGLEDVGLKRAKVKKIGKTKNDSKGTEDDGEGRTKARMEEEKKPTKTKKKSKRIVVDHEDEDVASTPEPSMSEIPTTTTPKPTSPARPLSPVKASKSSNKLPSSSQAKDKSPVTESSTLSVPASITATAKPKPKPKAITKLEGTEVSHKKTPSAGSVNGTPQNKLLNAKKTPSGNIKRPSGSATSTPVNSTPKVKPTALGGSLLAQTLNVLNSKQGKDEKESAKGKEDKREKERKERGRFGWYDDWVLSASEQKEFDESRAKREAERKKRDAYGANMLNLQEGQDACRVDNTQPSPAVFDRLDPKEINTRNDLPSQMLQRLLGF
- a CDS encoding hypothetical protein (HMMPfam hit to MSF1, MSF1-like conserved region, score: 32.2, E(): 9.1e-10), with translation MSSPDPPPTPLLAFFLRYPNPFARHVLSVDVLSRRVNPVTGQIHTTRLILKRGILPKWATRWLPSSATSGGRGLDAWVLEESVVDPPGWGEGRDLQGEDEEYGRQPRLRVQQGNLNHRKLMHVIEGGELRAGPNGTTLHHTTAEVRSHFGGAWSSLIRQRIETYGVGRFEGNSETSRKGMSLILSLLRNRQPLPETAEFEFYPPPPPAFNESWKDIPEAGASQRKEGSPRSFFLSPGSLAAWARTKRANGESE